In Hyalangium minutum, the following proteins share a genomic window:
- a CDS encoding RCC1 domain-containing protein: MTSRWLTLTLALLAAACGGGTSPTPPEPNPDPVPLPSPPPTAKGAVSAGEHHTCGFNSNGETWCWGRNQYGEQGTSGDESPVPVQARITGLAQVVSGNQATCGLKTDGTFWCWGRILSEDEDTLFSPPQQLTVFGTEVQSFDMGEETAYVTKKDGSIWAYSQGDTQQVVASGARALSVYDGDFMCFVKSDGTLVCQGYNNAGNLGNGTTSGGSVQVKVPAGTLFQQVSVGGNFACGLTTAGEVWCWGANEVAQTGTRTGTQDCFWSSGALPCNPTPRKITGLPAPAKVLVTAYSTALVLLTDGTVWGWGGNATLQLGAATQETCPNIFGNDPCSSTPVKVPVQNMLTLSAGGDHVCGCDTSGTAWCWGFSASGKLGTTSQPETLEGEPPAQVLNFRCW; encoded by the coding sequence ATGACCTCGCGTTGGCTCACTCTGACCCTGGCGCTGCTCGCAGCCGCTTGCGGCGGCGGTACCTCTCCCACGCCTCCGGAGCCGAACCCGGATCCGGTTCCGCTGCCCTCTCCCCCTCCCACCGCCAAGGGAGCCGTGAGCGCCGGGGAGCACCACACGTGCGGGTTCAACTCGAACGGAGAGACATGGTGCTGGGGCCGGAACCAGTACGGCGAGCAGGGCACCTCGGGCGACGAGAGCCCTGTCCCGGTGCAAGCACGCATCACGGGACTGGCCCAGGTGGTCTCAGGCAACCAGGCCACGTGTGGCCTCAAGACGGATGGGACCTTCTGGTGCTGGGGACGCATCCTGAGCGAGGACGAGGACACGCTGTTCTCCCCGCCCCAGCAGCTGACCGTGTTCGGCACCGAGGTCCAATCCTTCGACATGGGCGAGGAGACCGCCTACGTGACCAAGAAGGACGGCAGCATCTGGGCCTACTCCCAGGGCGACACCCAGCAAGTGGTGGCGAGCGGAGCGCGCGCTCTCTCCGTGTACGACGGGGACTTCATGTGCTTCGTGAAGAGCGATGGCACCCTGGTCTGCCAGGGCTACAACAACGCGGGCAACCTGGGCAACGGCACCACGAGCGGCGGCTCCGTCCAGGTCAAGGTCCCCGCAGGCACCCTCTTCCAGCAAGTCTCCGTGGGCGGGAACTTCGCGTGCGGCCTGACCACGGCGGGAGAGGTGTGGTGCTGGGGCGCCAACGAAGTCGCCCAGACGGGGACGCGCACGGGCACCCAGGACTGCTTCTGGTCCAGCGGCGCGCTGCCTTGCAACCCCACTCCGCGGAAGATCACCGGCCTGCCGGCTCCAGCCAAGGTCCTCGTCACGGCCTACAGCACCGCGCTGGTGCTGCTCACGGACGGAACCGTCTGGGGTTGGGGAGGCAATGCCACCCTCCAGCTGGGCGCGGCCACCCAGGAAACGTGCCCCAACATCTTCGGCAATGATCCGTGCAGTTCCACGCCGGTGAAGGTACCCGTCCAGAACATGCTCACCTTGAGCGCGGGCGGCGACCACGTCTGCGGCTGTGACACGAGCGGCACCGCGTGGTGCTGGGGCTTCTCGGCGAGCGGAAAGCTGGGCACGACGTCACAGCCGGAAACCCTGGAAGGCGAACCTCCCGCCCAGGTGCTGAACTTCCGCTGCTGGTAG
- a CDS encoding potassium channel family protein, translating to MNRSSPPRRRLIANLRYLFALLKRFRITLLLTAALFLGAPPIYQLQCELPGGEHVKAGKALQHVYFLLFGQPSLDCADDWVLTVLNLLIPPVGIALVVDGVVRFAYLFFAKHKSDKEWIEVIAETLKGHIIVCGAGRVGYRVVDQLLSMGKDVVVVEKREDGAFVSVLRDQQVPLLIDDIRSPQCLPRLNVRAASAIVCSTDDDLANLNIALDARRFNPGIRVVIRLFDDDLVAKVRDTFKAEALSSSSLAAPAMALAALDPRIVHSFRIGGHLMVVSVFEARTGLPGITISEVRDRFGALALSLRRGGEDKLHPNGDQRILDGDLLTLQAEYPDYRRLRAFTGEAHPPIWSDNESALPALTRPTGTD from the coding sequence ATGAACCGGTCCTCGCCTCCTCGCCGGCGGCTGATCGCGAACCTGCGCTACCTGTTCGCGCTGCTGAAGCGCTTCCGCATCACGCTGTTGCTGACGGCGGCGCTGTTCCTGGGGGCCCCACCCATCTACCAGCTGCAGTGCGAGCTGCCCGGCGGCGAGCACGTGAAGGCCGGCAAGGCGCTGCAGCACGTGTACTTCCTGTTGTTCGGGCAGCCCTCGCTGGACTGCGCGGATGACTGGGTGCTCACGGTGCTGAACCTGCTCATCCCGCCGGTGGGCATCGCGCTGGTGGTGGATGGCGTTGTGCGCTTTGCCTACCTGTTCTTCGCCAAGCACAAGAGCGACAAGGAGTGGATCGAGGTGATTGCCGAGACCTTGAAGGGGCACATCATCGTGTGCGGGGCGGGCCGCGTGGGCTACCGCGTGGTGGACCAGCTGCTGTCCATGGGCAAGGACGTGGTGGTGGTGGAGAAGCGCGAGGATGGTGCCTTCGTGAGCGTGCTGCGCGACCAGCAAGTGCCGCTGCTCATCGACGACATCCGCAGCCCGCAGTGCCTGCCGCGCCTGAACGTGAGGGCGGCCTCCGCCATCGTCTGCTCCACGGACGATGACCTGGCCAACCTGAACATCGCCCTGGACGCGCGGCGCTTCAATCCGGGCATCCGCGTGGTCATCCGCCTGTTCGATGACGACCTGGTGGCCAAGGTGCGCGACACCTTCAAGGCCGAGGCGCTGTCGAGCTCCTCGCTGGCCGCGCCGGCCATGGCGCTGGCGGCGCTGGATCCGCGCATCGTTCACTCGTTCCGGATTGGCGGGCATCTAATGGTGGTGTCGGTGTTCGAGGCCCGTACGGGGCTGCCGGGCATCACCATTTCCGAGGTGAGGGATCGCTTCGGGGCGCTGGCGCTCTCGCTGCGGCGAGGAGGCGAGGACAAGCTCCACCCGAACGGCGACCAGCGCATCCTGGATGGGGATCTGCTGACACTCCAGGCTGAGTACCCAGACTACCGGCGGCTGCGCGCCTTCACCGGCGAGGCGCATCCGCCCATCTGGTCCGACAACGAGTCGGCCCTGCCGGCCCTGACTCGGCCGACAGGGACGGACTGA
- the tatC gene encoding twin-arginine translocase subunit TatC gives MSLAEHLTELRARLVKCTLAVLVLGGVSLVFARPIFGVLMKPVLAALPPEARSLVYTSGIEEINVLMKVGVYCGIFLTTPVILWQIWGFVSPGLYPEERRYASPFVIFGSLAFMLGAAFCYFAVLPSMFQFLLNEEEAAAVESRMDVARMRTEDALRFLRLGDAERAGQLAKEATSALVSAGDGMLDEPEVVPSESVELAARLEGLGKLLDATADGFGVPSRLVLKQAVEKRVVAAEAFGRKDYAVAAAAMDEAASLLAGVAPTRTEELAGLWKLEKELATGHARHEALRWTRPMLTMNEQLSLVLVLLLAFGVIFELPLVMALLGVVGVVKSKWLFKYQRHAFVVCLIAAAILTPTGDVVNLSLMAGPMLLCYELGVVAVWLIERRRSKTEVDPSISPAP, from the coding sequence ATGTCGCTGGCGGAGCACCTCACGGAGCTCCGTGCGCGGCTCGTCAAGTGCACCCTGGCGGTGTTGGTGCTGGGCGGCGTGTCTCTCGTCTTCGCCCGCCCCATCTTCGGCGTGCTGATGAAGCCCGTGCTGGCGGCGCTCCCGCCCGAGGCCCGCTCCCTCGTCTACACCTCCGGCATCGAGGAGATTAACGTCCTCATGAAGGTGGGGGTGTACTGCGGCATCTTCCTCACCACGCCCGTCATCCTCTGGCAGATCTGGGGCTTCGTCTCGCCCGGGCTGTACCCGGAGGAGCGGCGCTACGCCTCGCCCTTCGTCATCTTCGGCTCGCTGGCCTTCATGCTCGGCGCTGCGTTCTGTTACTTCGCGGTGCTGCCCTCCATGTTCCAGTTCCTCCTGAACGAGGAGGAGGCCGCCGCGGTGGAGAGCCGCATGGATGTGGCCCGCATGCGCACGGAGGATGCGCTGCGCTTCCTGCGGTTAGGGGATGCGGAGCGCGCCGGACAGCTCGCGAAGGAGGCCACCTCGGCGCTGGTCTCCGCCGGCGACGGGATGCTGGACGAGCCCGAGGTGGTGCCCTCCGAGAGCGTGGAGCTGGCGGCCCGCCTGGAGGGGCTGGGGAAGCTGCTGGACGCCACGGCGGACGGCTTCGGCGTGCCCTCGCGGCTCGTGCTGAAGCAGGCGGTGGAGAAGCGCGTGGTGGCGGCCGAGGCCTTCGGGCGCAAGGACTATGCGGTGGCGGCCGCGGCAATGGATGAGGCGGCGAGCCTGCTCGCGGGCGTGGCGCCGACTCGCACCGAGGAGCTGGCCGGCCTGTGGAAGCTGGAGAAGGAGCTGGCCACCGGGCACGCCCGCCACGAGGCGCTCCGGTGGACGCGGCCCATGCTCACCATGAACGAGCAGCTGTCCCTCGTGCTGGTGCTGCTGCTGGCCTTCGGCGTCATCTTCGAGCTGCCGCTGGTGATGGCGCTGCTCGGCGTGGTGGGTGTGGTGAAGAGCAAGTGGCTCTTCAAATACCAGCGCCATGCCTTCGTGGTGTGCCTCATCGCCGCGGCGATCCTCACTCCCACGGGGGACGTGGTGAACCTGTCGCTGATGGCGGGGCCCATGTTGCTGTGCTACGAGCTGGGCGTGGTGGCGGTGTGGCTGATCGAGCGGCGGCGGTCCAAGACCGAGGTTGACCCGAGCATCTCGCCGGCGCCATGA
- a CDS encoding Sec-independent protein translocase subunit TatA/TatB produces MFNIGAGEMVFILIAALLILGPQRLPELARGIGKFLREFRRQTDEVRGVVVREFYAMDEEVQREPAPPPAPVAPHGTPEHAAHPEPPALPLPPGLHAPLDAMTAAHPESVPVAPAVAAQAAALGAVPPAAEGEAPAAGAGEAPTAAEEEPLPRFDPIPGTVARNASK; encoded by the coding sequence ATGTTCAACATCGGCGCAGGAGAGATGGTCTTCATCCTGATTGCTGCGCTGCTCATCCTCGGGCCTCAGCGGCTGCCCGAGCTGGCGCGCGGCATCGGCAAGTTCCTGCGGGAGTTCCGCCGCCAGACGGACGAGGTGCGCGGCGTCGTGGTGCGCGAGTTCTACGCGATGGATGAGGAGGTCCAGCGCGAGCCGGCTCCGCCTCCCGCCCCTGTGGCCCCTCACGGCACGCCGGAGCACGCCGCCCACCCCGAGCCCCCCGCGCTGCCCCTGCCTCCGGGCCTCCATGCGCCACTCGATGCCATGACGGCCGCCCACCCCGAGTCCGTGCCGGTGGCGCCCGCCGTGGCAGCTCAGGCTGCGGCACTGGGCGCAGTGCCTCCCGCCGCGGAGGGAGAGGCACCGGCGGCTGGGGCCGGCGAGGCTCCCACGGCGGCCGAGGAAGAGCCCCTGCCGCGCTTTGATCCCATCCCGGGCACGGTGGCCCGTAACGCGTCGAAGTAG
- a CDS encoding MFS transporter codes for MSSRPVSERAVIFLIGAVQFVNILDFVMVMPLGPDFAKGLGIDISHIGYLSASYTGAASVAGVVGGAFLDRFDRRKALAVSMLGLVVATAAGGLATGFTTLMMARVLAGLFGGPATSLAMSIVAELIPVERRGRAMGAVMGAFSIASVVGIPLALKVAELGSWRTPFLTVAGFGLLVVLGAIFFLPPMRRHLEEGRRQDHPVDAMELLQNRDVQLSYLMSALVMMSGFVLIPNISGYVQQNLGYPRDSVGHIYFFGGIVSFITLRLAGPRVDKLGAFRVGVVAAVLGVFTTYIGFIHYPAWLPVSVLFMGFMMANGLRNVAYNTLTSRVPSNAVRARFMSLQSAVGHMASALAAYLSSVVLVTLPDGKLGGIEQVATLSILMTVMIPFMMRVVEQRIRARDQGGALQMGQVAPAVALAHPPSDHH; via the coding sequence ATGTCGTCCCGACCTGTCTCCGAGCGCGCCGTCATCTTCCTGATCGGAGCGGTCCAGTTCGTCAACATCCTCGACTTCGTGATGGTGATGCCGCTGGGCCCTGACTTCGCGAAGGGGCTGGGGATCGACATCTCGCACATCGGCTACCTCTCCGCGAGCTACACCGGTGCCGCCAGTGTGGCGGGTGTGGTGGGAGGCGCCTTTCTGGACCGCTTCGACCGGCGCAAGGCGTTGGCTGTCTCCATGCTCGGGCTGGTGGTGGCCACCGCCGCGGGCGGCCTCGCCACCGGCTTCACCACGTTGATGATGGCGCGGGTGCTCGCGGGCTTGTTCGGTGGGCCAGCCACCTCGCTCGCCATGTCCATCGTCGCCGAGCTCATCCCTGTGGAGCGGCGCGGCCGGGCGATGGGGGCGGTGATGGGGGCCTTCTCCATCGCCTCCGTGGTGGGCATCCCCCTGGCGCTCAAGGTGGCGGAGCTCGGCAGCTGGCGGACGCCCTTCCTCACCGTGGCCGGGTTTGGGCTGCTGGTCGTGCTCGGAGCCATCTTCTTCCTGCCTCCCATGCGACGACACCTGGAGGAGGGGCGGCGCCAGGACCACCCGGTGGACGCCATGGAGCTGCTGCAGAACCGCGATGTGCAGCTGTCCTACCTCATGTCCGCCCTGGTGATGATGAGCGGCTTCGTCCTCATCCCCAACATCTCCGGCTACGTGCAGCAGAACCTTGGCTACCCGCGGGACTCCGTCGGCCACATCTACTTCTTCGGCGGCATCGTCAGCTTCATCACCCTGCGGCTGGCAGGCCCCCGGGTGGACAAGCTCGGGGCCTTCCGGGTGGGCGTCGTGGCCGCGGTGCTCGGGGTGTTCACCACCTACATCGGCTTCATCCACTACCCGGCCTGGCTGCCCGTCTCCGTGCTCTTCATGGGCTTCATGATGGCCAACGGCCTGCGCAATGTGGCCTACAACACGCTCACCTCGCGCGTGCCCTCCAATGCCGTGCGCGCCCGGTTCATGTCGCTGCAGTCCGCCGTGGGGCACATGGCCTCGGCGCTGGCGGCCTACCTTTCCTCGGTCGTCCTCGTCACCTTGCCGGATGGCAAGCTGGGGGGCATCGAGCAGGTCGCCACGCTGTCCATCCTGATGACGGTGATGATCCCCTTCATGATGCGAGTCGTCGAACAGCGCATCCGTGCCCGGGACCAGGGGGGCGCGCTCCAGATGGGGCAAGTTGCCCCAGCCGTTGCCCTGGCTCACCCTCCCTCCGACCACCATTAG
- a CDS encoding methyl-accepting chemotaxis protein, which yields MAQAALFLVFAIVVADSVRDYLDTQLTTHAREKAQEIANRGVSTPDALALISWDEDFAFGAIVDRSGQVVDSVRDLPKDLGSLVDQLGRGELSSPVIRENGDRILVAPLKGGNGWVLVGVKYSGISEAVSALRWSMLKLFAVGVLIFLIVFIFVTRLRILQPLDAMMSMARRLAESDLTGRADVAASQDELGKLAEALNRIGQSWRETLGRVRGVSESLAGVIEQISRTGTTVSSGAGTVQARVEETSSSMVEMLASLRGIADNVEVLYQSAEQSSSSIVQMAATNDEVAENVQSMAASVEETTSAIEEMSFSIREVATNIAALSSSTEETSLSIKKMDASIGQVETNANETARLSEQVSEDAQSGVESLQKTLSGIDRIKETSRTAAGVIESLGKRISDIGNILNVIDDVAEQTNLLALNAAIIAAQAGEHGKGFAVVAEEIKDLAERTGASTKEIADLIRSIQEESRNAVAVMNQGVKNVEEGVQLGRDAEGALWKINDSAQKATQMVKAIARATVEQARNSRQVTGAIQRISDTVSMISKASNEQAKGSDQIIKSAEKMKAITAHVQRSSQEQTQGSKQITRSIESINEMVTHLNRAQKEQTKGSEQVLKAVETIKSVSEHQTRSVRQLEEAIDHLQKQAEVLRGEVRRFRV from the coding sequence GTGGCTCAAGCCGCGCTCTTCCTGGTGTTCGCCATCGTTGTGGCGGACTCGGTGAGGGACTACCTCGACACCCAGCTCACCACGCATGCGCGTGAGAAGGCCCAGGAGATCGCCAACAGAGGCGTCTCCACTCCGGATGCCCTCGCCCTCATCAGCTGGGACGAAGACTTCGCCTTCGGCGCCATCGTCGACAGGAGTGGCCAGGTCGTCGACAGCGTCAGAGACCTCCCGAAGGATCTCGGCTCCCTGGTGGACCAGCTTGGCCGGGGCGAGTTGTCCTCTCCCGTCATCCGCGAGAACGGCGACCGGATCCTCGTGGCCCCCCTCAAGGGTGGCAACGGCTGGGTCCTCGTGGGCGTGAAATACTCGGGCATCTCCGAGGCCGTCTCCGCGCTGCGCTGGAGCATGCTCAAGCTCTTCGCCGTGGGCGTGCTGATCTTCCTCATCGTCTTCATCTTCGTCACCCGGCTGCGCATCCTCCAGCCGCTCGACGCGATGATGTCCATGGCCCGGCGGCTGGCCGAGTCGGACCTCACGGGCCGCGCGGATGTGGCCGCCAGCCAGGACGAGCTGGGCAAGCTCGCCGAGGCCCTCAATCGCATTGGCCAGAGCTGGCGGGAGACGCTCGGGCGCGTGCGAGGCGTGTCCGAGAGCCTCGCGGGCGTCATCGAGCAGATCTCCCGTACCGGCACCACCGTGTCCTCGGGCGCGGGCACCGTGCAGGCCCGGGTGGAGGAGACCTCCTCCTCCATGGTGGAGATGCTGGCGAGCCTCCGGGGCATCGCCGACAACGTCGAGGTGCTCTACCAGAGCGCCGAGCAGAGCAGCTCCTCCATCGTCCAGATGGCCGCCACCAATGACGAGGTGGCCGAGAACGTCCAGTCCATGGCCGCCAGCGTGGAGGAGACCACCAGCGCCATCGAGGAGATGTCCTTCTCCATCCGCGAGGTGGCCACCAACATCGCCGCGCTGTCCTCCTCCACCGAGGAGACGTCGCTCTCCATCAAGAAGATGGACGCCTCCATCGGGCAGGTGGAGACCAACGCCAACGAGACGGCCCGCCTCTCGGAGCAGGTGTCCGAGGACGCTCAGTCCGGCGTGGAGTCGCTGCAGAAGACGCTCAGCGGCATCGACCGCATCAAGGAGACGAGCCGCACGGCCGCCGGCGTCATCGAGAGCCTGGGCAAGCGCATCTCCGACATCGGCAACATCCTCAACGTCATCGACGACGTGGCCGAGCAGACCAACCTGCTGGCGCTCAACGCCGCCATCATCGCCGCCCAGGCGGGCGAGCACGGCAAGGGCTTCGCGGTGGTGGCCGAGGAAATCAAGGACCTGGCCGAGCGCACGGGCGCCTCCACCAAGGAGATCGCGGACCTCATCCGGAGCATCCAGGAGGAGAGCCGCAACGCGGTGGCGGTGATGAACCAGGGCGTGAAGAACGTGGAGGAGGGCGTGCAGCTGGGCCGCGACGCCGAGGGTGCGCTGTGGAAGATCAACGACAGCGCCCAGAAGGCCACGCAGATGGTGAAGGCCATTGCGCGCGCCACGGTGGAGCAGGCCCGCAACAGCCGCCAGGTGACGGGGGCCATCCAGCGCATCTCCGACACGGTGTCGATGATCTCCAAGGCCTCGAACGAGCAGGCCAAGGGCAGCGATCAGATCATCAAGAGCGCGGAGAAGATGAAGGCCATCACCGCGCACGTGCAGCGCAGCAGCCAGGAGCAGACGCAGGGCAGCAAGCAGATCACCCGCTCCATCGAGAGCATCAACGAGATGGTCACCCACCTCAACCGCGCCCAGAAGGAGCAGACCAAGGGCAGCGAGCAGGTGCTCAAGGCGGTGGAGACCATCAAGAGCGTCTCCGAGCACCAGACACGCAGTGTGCGGCAGCTGGAGGAGGCCATCGACCACCTCCAGAAGCAGGCCGAGGTGTTGCGGGGAGAGGTGCGCCGCTTCCGCGTGTGA